The following are from one region of the Achromobacter xylosoxidans genome:
- a CDS encoding replicative DNA helicase encodes MNTPADSQLEYLRVPPHSIEAEQSVLGGLLLDNAAWDRIADVLVEEDFYRHDHRLIWHHIARLIGLARPADVITVHESLVSAGKAEDAGGLAYLNALAHNTPSAANIRRYGEIVRERAMLRKLVAIADEISAAAMSPQGKEARQLLDEAESKVFQIAQEGARGAAGFQEIQPLLTQVVERIDELYHRESTSDVTGVPTGFTDLDKMTSGMQGGDLIIVAGRPSMGKTSFSMNIGEHVAIEEGLPVAVFSMEMGAVQLAMRMLGSVGLLDQHRMRTGKLIAEDWPRVTHAVQLMQDAQVYIDESPALSPMEVRARARRLARQCGQLGLIIIDYLQLMSGNGSGENRATEVSEISRSLKGLAKELNCPLIALSQLNRSLEQRPNKRPVMSDLRESGAIEQDADVILFIYRDEVYNPDSPDKGTAEIIIGKQRNGPIGSVRLTFQGSSTRFLNFSGAQPRDMY; translated from the coding sequence ATGAATACACCTGCCGACTCCCAGCTCGAATACCTGCGCGTTCCCCCCCATTCCATCGAGGCGGAGCAGTCGGTGCTGGGCGGCCTGCTGCTGGACAATGCGGCCTGGGACCGCATTGCCGACGTGCTGGTCGAAGAGGATTTCTACCGGCACGACCACCGGCTGATTTGGCACCATATCGCCCGCCTGATCGGGCTGGCGCGCCCGGCCGACGTCATCACCGTCCACGAATCGCTGGTCAGCGCAGGCAAGGCCGAGGATGCCGGCGGCCTGGCCTATCTGAACGCGCTGGCCCACAACACGCCATCGGCCGCCAATATCCGCCGTTATGGCGAGATCGTGCGCGAGCGCGCCATGCTGCGCAAGCTGGTCGCGATCGCCGACGAGATCTCCGCGGCCGCCATGAGCCCGCAGGGCAAGGAAGCGCGCCAGCTGCTGGACGAGGCCGAGTCCAAAGTGTTTCAGATTGCCCAGGAGGGCGCCCGCGGCGCCGCGGGCTTCCAGGAAATCCAGCCGCTGCTGACGCAGGTGGTGGAACGCATCGACGAGCTCTATCACCGCGAAAGCACCTCCGACGTGACCGGCGTGCCCACGGGCTTCACCGATCTGGACAAGATGACCTCGGGCATGCAGGGCGGCGACCTGATCATCGTGGCCGGCCGCCCGTCCATGGGCAAGACCTCGTTCTCGATGAACATCGGCGAGCACGTCGCCATCGAGGAAGGGCTGCCGGTGGCGGTGTTCTCCATGGAAATGGGCGCGGTCCAGCTGGCCATGCGTATGCTGGGCTCCGTGGGCCTGCTGGACCAGCATCGCATGCGGACCGGCAAGCTGATCGCCGAGGACTGGCCGCGCGTGACCCACGCGGTCCAGCTGATGCAGGACGCGCAGGTCTACATCGATGAATCGCCGGCGCTCAGCCCGATGGAAGTGCGCGCGCGCGCGCGCCGCCTGGCGCGCCAATGCGGCCAGCTTGGCCTGATCATCATCGACTACCTGCAGCTCATGTCGGGCAACGGCTCGGGTGAAAACCGGGCCACCGAAGTGTCGGAAATCAGCCGCTCGCTCAAGGGGCTGGCCAAGGAACTGAACTGCCCGCTGATCGCGCTGTCGCAGCTGAACCGAAGCCTGGAACAGCGCCCCAACAAGCGTCCCGTGATGAGCGACCTGCGCGAATCCGGCGCTATCGAACAGGACGCGGACGTGATCCTGTTCATTTACCGCGACGAGGTCTACAACCCTGATTCGCCGGACAAGGGCACCGCCGAGATCATCATCGGCAAGCAGCGTAACGGTCCCATCGGCTCGGTGCGTCTGACCTTCCAGGGCTCCAGCACGCGCTTCCTGAACTTCTCGGGTGCGCAGCCGCGCGACATGTACTGA
- a CDS encoding RIO1 family regulatory kinase/ATPase, giving the protein MTQPPVHHNAPPGLRAWLDSVDASREPSVRDVTIDGVRCIIKRRRSSIGQGVSYALRYVRALFLGVGCKIFLGEFPRPGVLLRNGLTHESQRLAQLLKAGCRVPEVWWQEQGLLVLEYVGEDLADLIRNEDTTSRLWLARAAAADLAAFHARGLWHGGAQIRNITLQDGELWRIDFEENIGSTLSRPLAQAYDLFQMLASLVSLRKLPDDVARTLGKLAFEVYFESNPDPEVRSRLTRLARVLCGIAAPLRVVLGRLPSRDIQGFFRVADILQPLLLKS; this is encoded by the coding sequence TTGACTCAGCCCCCCGTGCACCACAACGCGCCCCCAGGCCTGCGAGCCTGGCTGGACAGCGTGGATGCGTCGCGTGAACCTTCGGTGAGGGATGTGACGATAGATGGCGTGCGCTGCATCATCAAGCGCCGCCGTTCCAGCATCGGCCAGGGCGTGAGCTACGCGCTGCGCTATGTGCGCGCCCTGTTCCTGGGCGTGGGGTGCAAGATTTTCCTGGGTGAATTTCCACGTCCGGGCGTGTTGCTGCGCAACGGCCTGACGCACGAGTCGCAGCGCCTGGCCCAACTTCTGAAGGCCGGTTGCCGCGTGCCCGAGGTCTGGTGGCAGGAGCAAGGTCTGCTGGTGCTGGAATACGTGGGCGAAGACCTGGCCGACCTGATCCGCAACGAGGACACGACGTCCCGCCTGTGGCTGGCGCGCGCCGCCGCGGCCGACCTGGCCGCTTTCCATGCCCGCGGCCTGTGGCATGGCGGCGCCCAGATCCGCAACATCACCTTGCAGGACGGCGAGCTCTGGCGCATCGATTTCGAAGAGAACATCGGTTCGACGCTGTCGCGGCCGCTGGCCCAGGCCTATGACCTGTTCCAGATGCTGGCCTCTCTGGTGTCTTTGCGTAAATTGCCGGACGACGTGGCCCGTACGCTGGGTAAACTGGCGTTCGAAGTCTATTTCGAGAGCAACCCAGACCCTGAGGTCCGATCCCGCCTGACGCGCCTGGCGCGCGTGCTCTGCGGCATTGCCGCGCCCTTGCGCGTGGTGCTGGGCCGATTGCCCTCGCGCGATATCCAGGGATTCTTCCGCGTCGCGGACATCCTGCAGCCGTTACTATTGAAGTCATGA
- the rplI gene encoding 50S ribosomal protein L9 produces MQVILLEKVVNLGNLGEVVRVRDGYARNFLIPQRKARRATDAALKEFEARRAELEKAQAEKLAAAQALGERVAGFQLKIVQKAGVDGRLFGSVTNADIAEGLRKAGFEAVEKAQIRLPNGQLKSIGEFPAQVALHADVLVDVTILVEGELS; encoded by the coding sequence ATGCAAGTTATTCTGCTCGAAAAAGTCGTCAACCTGGGTAACCTCGGCGAAGTCGTCCGCGTGCGTGATGGCTACGCCCGCAACTTCCTGATCCCCCAGCGCAAGGCCCGTCGCGCAACCGACGCCGCCCTGAAGGAATTCGAAGCGCGCCGCGCCGAACTGGAAAAGGCCCAGGCTGAAAAGCTGGCCGCTGCCCAAGCTCTGGGCGAGCGCGTCGCCGGCTTCCAGCTGAAGATCGTCCAGAAGGCTGGCGTCGACGGCCGTCTGTTCGGCTCGGTCACCAACGCCGACATCGCTGAAGGCCTGCGCAAGGCTGGCTTCGAAGCCGTGGAAAAGGCGCAAATCCGCCTGCCCAACGGCCAGCTGAAGTCGATCGGCGAGTTCCCGGCCCAGGTCGCCCTGCACGCCGACGTTCTGGTCGACGTGACGATCCTGGTCGAAGGCGAACTGTCCTAA
- the rpsR gene encoding 30S ribosomal protein S18, with translation MAFFGKRKEKRKFTQQNPLFKRRKFCRFTAAGVEEIDYKDLDTLRDFVQENGKIIPARLTGTKAIYQRQLDTAIKRARFLALLPYTDNHN, from the coding sequence ATGGCTTTCTTCGGAAAACGCAAGGAAAAACGCAAATTCACGCAGCAGAACCCGCTCTTCAAGCGTCGTAAGTTCTGCCGCTTCACCGCTGCCGGCGTGGAAGAGATCGACTACAAGGATCTGGACACCCTGCGCGACTTCGTGCAAGAAAACGGCAAGATCATCCCGGCTCGCCTGACCGGCACCAAGGCAATCTACCAGCGTCAGCTGGACACCGCCATCAAGCGCGCGCGCTTCCTGGCCCTGTTGCCTTACACCGACAACCACAACTAA
- the priB gene encoding primosomal replication protein N yields the protein MNKLELSARVLECEPLRHTPAGLPALEMVLAHESEVIEAGHPRRVELTIAAVALGDLALLLKDTALGSELLVQGFLAPTRKDSVKVKLHLQQARRISGSAGRDPLVA from the coding sequence ATGAACAAGCTGGAACTCAGCGCCCGCGTTCTCGAATGCGAGCCTTTGCGCCACACTCCCGCCGGTTTGCCCGCACTGGAAATGGTGCTGGCGCACGAGTCGGAAGTCATCGAAGCTGGCCACCCGCGCCGCGTCGAACTGACTATCGCGGCCGTGGCACTGGGCGATCTGGCGTTGCTGCTGAAGGACACCGCGCTAGGGTCCGAATTGCTGGTGCAGGGGTTTCTGGCTCCCACCCGCAAGGACTCGGTGAAGGTCAAGCTGCATTTGCAGCAGGCACGCAGGATCAGCGGCAGCGCAGGGCGCGATCCGCTGGTGGCTTGA
- the rpsF gene encoding 30S ribosomal protein S6 produces MRHYEVVFIVHPDQSEQVPAMVERYQALVTGQGGSVHRLEDWGRRQLAYPIQKLVKAHYVCLNIECGQATLDELEHSFRYNDAVLRHLVIKTKKAQATPSIMMKSVEREEARKASAEAAAPAQAE; encoded by the coding sequence ATGCGTCACTACGAAGTGGTGTTTATCGTTCACCCCGACCAAAGCGAGCAAGTGCCCGCCATGGTCGAGCGTTACCAAGCGCTGGTCACGGGCCAAGGCGGCTCGGTTCACCGCCTGGAAGACTGGGGTCGCCGTCAACTGGCCTACCCGATCCAGAAGCTCGTCAAGGCTCACTACGTCTGCCTGAACATCGAGTGCGGCCAAGCCACGCTGGATGAGCTGGAACACTCGTTCCGCTACAACGACGCCGTTCTGCGCCACCTGGTCATCAAGACCAAGAAGGCTCAAGCCACGCCCTCGATCATGATGAAGTCGGTCGAACGCGAAGAAGCCCGCAAGGCTTCGGCTGAAGCAGCAGCGCCGGCTCAGGCCGAGTAA
- a CDS encoding DUF817 domain-containing protein, with the protein MSHPAANDWPLIAGLQEWESRLASNLAGRGRFGVALYEFFRFGVKQAWACLFGGLMCALLLGTHWWYPKDAALARYDFLTLAALGIQALLLALRMETWSEARVILLFHVVGTGMEVFKTAAGSWIYPEASVLRIGGVPLFTGFMYAAVGSYLARVWRLFDFRFRAHPPLAACVALSVLIYLNFFAHHYIMDIRWALFALTAILFARTWVYFRIWQVYRRMPLLLGFVLVALFIWFAENIGTFANAWRYPNQSQGWQLVSIAKLGSWFLLMIISYVMVSVVNRPQEIDVADLPRQAGQGDGNSPSLIS; encoded by the coding sequence GTGAGCCATCCGGCGGCCAATGACTGGCCGCTCATCGCGGGGCTGCAGGAGTGGGAATCGCGGCTGGCCAGCAATCTGGCCGGCCGCGGCCGTTTTGGCGTCGCGCTCTACGAGTTTTTCCGCTTCGGCGTGAAGCAGGCCTGGGCCTGCCTTTTCGGCGGCCTGATGTGCGCGCTGCTGCTCGGCACGCATTGGTGGTATCCGAAGGATGCCGCGCTGGCCCGCTACGACTTCCTGACCCTGGCCGCGCTGGGCATCCAGGCGCTGCTGCTGGCGCTGCGCATGGAGACCTGGAGCGAAGCCCGCGTGATCCTGCTGTTCCATGTGGTGGGCACGGGCATGGAAGTCTTCAAGACCGCCGCGGGTTCGTGGATCTATCCCGAGGCCAGCGTGCTGCGCATCGGCGGCGTGCCCCTGTTCACGGGTTTCATGTATGCGGCGGTGGGCAGCTACCTGGCCCGCGTCTGGCGCCTGTTCGACTTCCGCTTCCGCGCGCATCCGCCGCTGGCGGCCTGCGTGGCGTTGTCGGTGCTGATCTACCTGAACTTCTTTGCGCACCACTACATCATGGATATCCGGTGGGCGCTGTTTGCGCTGACCGCCATCCTGTTCGCCCGCACCTGGGTGTATTTCCGTATCTGGCAGGTCTACCGCCGCATGCCGCTATTGCTGGGTTTCGTGCTGGTGGCCCTGTTCATCTGGTTCGCCGAGAACATCGGCACCTTTGCCAACGCCTGGCGCTATCCGAACCAGTCGCAGGGATGGCAACTCGTGTCCATCGCCAAGCTGGGCTCATGGTTCCTGCTTATGATCATCAGCTACGTGATGGTCAGCGTGGTCAACCGTCCCCAGGAAATCGATGTTGCCGATTTGCCTCGGCAGGCGGGGCAGGGCGATGGAAATAGTCCGTCCCTTATTTCCTGA
- the folE2 gene encoding GTP cyclohydrolase FolE2: MNSPIDPAIVMPDVQSSADTRHIPIQRVGIRGVRHPMLIESGDGSPQGTVANWTLTVALPPEEKGTHMSRFVALLEKYRSIPMTPTLFRAMAADMLPLLHAERGDITAAFPYFINKSAPISGVQSLLDYDVQWIARAQGDEVEFELIVQVPVTSLCPCSKAISEYGAHNQRSHVTVSAILNADIGMDGVIRLIEEEGSCELWGLLKRPDEKYVTERAYDNPKFVEDLVRDVAARLNAHPGIARYRVEAENFESIHNHSAYAVVEG, translated from the coding sequence ATGAATTCTCCGATCGACCCCGCCATCGTGATGCCCGACGTCCAGAGTTCGGCGGACACCCGGCACATCCCGATTCAGCGCGTGGGCATCCGTGGCGTGCGCCACCCCATGTTGATTGAAAGCGGCGACGGCTCGCCCCAGGGCACCGTGGCCAACTGGACGCTGACCGTGGCGCTGCCGCCCGAAGAAAAGGGGACGCACATGTCCCGCTTCGTGGCCTTGCTGGAAAAGTACCGCAGCATCCCCATGACGCCGACCCTGTTCCGCGCCATGGCGGCCGACATGCTGCCGCTGCTGCATGCCGAACGCGGCGACATCACCGCCGCCTTCCCGTACTTCATCAACAAGTCCGCCCCGATCTCCGGCGTGCAAAGCCTGCTGGACTACGACGTGCAGTGGATCGCGCGCGCCCAGGGCGACGAGGTCGAGTTCGAACTGATCGTGCAGGTGCCCGTCACCAGCCTCTGTCCCTGCTCCAAGGCCATCTCCGAGTACGGCGCGCACAACCAGCGCTCGCACGTCACGGTGTCGGCCATCCTGAACGCCGATATCGGCATGGACGGCGTCATCCGCCTGATCGAAGAAGAAGGTTCGTGCGAACTCTGGGGCCTGCTCAAGCGCCCCGACGAGAAGTACGTCACCGAGCGCGCCTACGACAACCCCAAGTTCGTCGAGGACCTGGTGCGCGACGTGGCCGCCCGCCTGAACGCGCATCCCGGCATCGCCCGCTACCGCGTGGAAGCCGAGAACTTCGAATCCATCCACAACCACTCGGCCTACGCCGTCGTGGAAGGCTGA
- the dxs gene encoding 1-deoxy-D-xylulose-5-phosphate synthase yields MTTDLLDRIQSPADLKRLDRRELKKLADELRGFVLESVSKTGGHLSSNLGTVELTLALHQVFDTPHDRIVWDVGHQSYPHKILTGRRAGMAKLRQQGGISGFPKRSESEYDAFGTAHSSTSISAALGMAVASRNAGVQRQHIAIIGDGAMSAGMAFEAMNNAGVTPNINLLVILNDNDMSISPPVGALNRYLARLMSGRFYAAAKNVGRAVLQHVPPVLELARRFEEHAKGMVTPATLFEEFGFNYVGPIDGHDLDALVPTLQNLKALEGLQFLHVVTKKGQGYKLAEADPVLYHGPGKFDPAVGIQQSKAPGKRSFTQVFGQWLCDMAEQDSRLVAITPAMREGSGLVEFEKRFPQRYFDVGIAEQHAVTFAAGIACEGQKPVVAIYSTFMQRGYDQFIHDVALQNLDVTFALDRAGLVGADGATHAGNYDIAFLRCVPNMVVATPSDENETRLLLSTCYQYPGPASVRYPRGAGCGAAEAPGLDTVELGRGVVRREGRKIAILGFGMLLQAALGAAEKLDATVADMRFVKPIDRELILDLASRHDALVTLEDASIMGGAGSAVLETLSAAGVAIPVLQLGLPDEFIDHGEQSALWAGIGLDAAGIESAIRARYADLLG; encoded by the coding sequence ATGACGACAGATTTACTGGACCGCATTCAATCCCCGGCTGACCTCAAGCGCCTGGATCGCCGCGAGCTGAAGAAGCTGGCCGACGAACTGCGCGGCTTCGTGCTGGAATCGGTGTCCAAAACGGGCGGGCACCTGTCGTCCAACCTGGGCACGGTCGAACTCACCCTGGCCCTGCACCAGGTGTTCGACACGCCGCATGACCGCATCGTCTGGGACGTGGGCCACCAGTCCTACCCGCACAAGATCCTGACCGGGCGCCGCGCCGGCATGGCCAAGCTGCGCCAGCAGGGCGGGATTTCGGGCTTCCCGAAACGCAGCGAATCCGAATACGACGCCTTCGGCACCGCGCATTCGTCCACTTCCATCTCGGCGGCGCTGGGCATGGCGGTGGCCTCGCGCAATGCCGGCGTGCAGCGCCAGCACATCGCCATCATCGGCGACGGCGCGATGTCCGCGGGCATGGCCTTCGAAGCCATGAACAACGCCGGCGTCACGCCCAACATCAACCTGCTGGTGATCCTGAACGACAACGACATGTCGATCTCGCCGCCGGTGGGGGCGCTGAACCGTTACCTGGCGCGCCTGATGTCGGGCCGCTTCTATGCGGCTGCCAAGAACGTCGGCCGAGCGGTGCTGCAGCACGTGCCGCCGGTGCTGGAACTGGCGCGCCGCTTCGAAGAACATGCCAAGGGCATGGTCACCCCGGCCACGCTGTTCGAGGAATTCGGCTTCAACTACGTCGGCCCGATCGACGGACACGACCTGGACGCGCTGGTGCCCACGCTGCAGAACCTCAAGGCCCTGGAAGGCCTGCAGTTCCTGCACGTGGTCACCAAGAAGGGCCAGGGCTACAAGCTGGCCGAGGCCGACCCGGTGCTGTACCACGGCCCGGGCAAGTTCGATCCGGCCGTCGGCATCCAGCAATCGAAGGCGCCGGGCAAGCGCAGCTTCACGCAGGTGTTCGGCCAGTGGCTGTGCGACATGGCCGAACAGGATTCGCGCCTGGTCGCCATCACGCCCGCCATGCGCGAGGGCAGCGGGCTGGTCGAATTCGAAAAGCGCTTTCCGCAGCGCTACTTCGACGTGGGCATCGCCGAGCAGCACGCCGTGACGTTCGCCGCGGGCATCGCCTGCGAAGGCCAGAAGCCGGTGGTCGCGATCTACTCCACCTTCATGCAGCGCGGCTACGACCAGTTCATCCACGACGTGGCCCTGCAGAACCTGGACGTGACCTTCGCGCTGGACCGCGCCGGCCTGGTGGGCGCGGACGGCGCCACGCATGCGGGCAATTACGACATCGCCTTCCTGCGCTGCGTGCCCAACATGGTCGTGGCCACGCCTTCGGACGAAAACGAAACGCGGCTGCTGCTGTCGACCTGTTATCAGTATCCCGGCCCGGCGTCGGTGCGCTATCCGCGCGGCGCGGGCTGTGGCGCGGCCGAGGCGCCCGGCCTGGACACGGTCGAACTCGGTCGCGGCGTGGTGCGCCGCGAGGGCCGCAAGATTGCCATCCTGGGTTTCGGCATGCTGCTCCAGGCCGCGTTGGGCGCGGCCGAAAAGCTCGACGCCACCGTGGCCGACATGCGCTTCGTCAAGCCGATCGACCGCGAACTGATCCTCGACCTGGCCAGCCGCCACGACGCCCTGGTTACGCTGGAAGACGCGTCCATCATGGGCGGCGCGGGCAGCGCGGTGCTGGAAACGCTGAGCGCGGCCGGCGTTGCGATTCCGGTCCTGCAACTGGGCCTGCCCGACGAGTTCATCGACCACGGCGAGCAATCGGCGCTGTGGGCCGGCATCGGCCTGGACGCGGCGGGCATCGAAAGCGCGATCCGCGCTCGTTACGCCGACCTGCTGGGCTGA
- a CDS encoding polyprenyl synthetase family protein — MKQIQLAFPEWLQGRVQHVEDVLDDLLPPADALPARLHEAMRYAVLGGGKRVRAALVYAAGQACPVSGSVLAVQASLDRAAAAVELIHAYSLVHDDLPCMDDDTLRRGRPTTHVQFDEATAMLAGDALQPLAFDLLASMPIAPALIVQATQSLARAAGSQGMAGGQAIDLFSVGRALSRDELQTMHSMKTGAMLACSVALGGIVAGASSASRQALDAYAQAVGLAFQVVDDILDVTADSASLGKTPGKDAAENKPTYVSLLGLDGARAFAQELREDALAALAPLGEAGSRLAELADFIVLRDR; from the coding sequence ATGAAGCAAATTCAACTCGCCTTCCCGGAATGGTTGCAAGGCCGTGTCCAGCACGTCGAAGACGTCCTGGACGATCTGCTCCCCCCGGCTGACGCGTTGCCCGCCCGGCTGCACGAAGCCATGCGCTACGCCGTGCTCGGCGGCGGCAAGCGGGTGCGCGCCGCGCTGGTCTACGCGGCGGGGCAGGCTTGCCCCGTCAGCGGCAGCGTGCTGGCCGTGCAGGCCTCGCTGGACCGCGCCGCCGCGGCGGTGGAACTGATCCACGCCTATTCGCTGGTGCACGACGACCTGCCCTGCATGGACGACGACACGCTGCGCCGCGGCCGTCCCACCACCCATGTGCAGTTCGACGAAGCCACCGCCATGCTGGCGGGCGATGCGCTGCAGCCGCTGGCCTTCGATCTGTTGGCCTCCATGCCGATCGCGCCCGCGCTGATCGTGCAGGCCACCCAGTCGCTGGCGCGCGCTGCCGGCAGCCAGGGCATGGCGGGCGGCCAGGCCATCGATCTGTTCAGCGTCGGCCGCGCGCTGTCGCGCGACGAACTGCAAACCATGCACAGCATGAAGACGGGCGCCATGCTGGCTTGCAGCGTGGCCCTGGGCGGCATCGTGGCGGGCGCCAGCTCGGCTTCGCGCCAGGCGCTGGACGCCTACGCGCAGGCGGTGGGGCTGGCCTTCCAGGTGGTCGACGACATCCTGGACGTGACCGCGGACAGCGCCAGCCTGGGCAAGACGCCGGGCAAGGACGCCGCCGAGAACAAGCCCACCTATGTATCGCTTCTGGGCCTGGACGGCGCGCGCGCGTTCGCCCAGGAACTGCGTGAGGACGCGCTGGCGGCCCTGGCTCCGCTGGGCGAGGCCGGATCGCGCCTGGCTGAACTGGCCGACTTCATCGTCCTACGAGACCGCTGA
- a CDS encoding exodeoxyribonuclease VII small subunit → MAKSSQADPQIDDRPLPQDFETALAELESLVAAMEDGSLPLEQSLAAYRRGVALTRVCQERLAQAEQQVKVLEGDLLRPLDPAALDDE, encoded by the coding sequence TTGGCCAAATCTTCACAAGCCGATCCGCAGATCGATGACCGTCCCTTGCCCCAGGATTTCGAAACGGCGCTGGCCGAACTCGAATCGCTGGTAGCGGCCATGGAAGACGGCTCGTTGCCGCTGGAGCAGTCGCTTGCCGCCTACCGGCGCGGCGTGGCGCTCACGCGGGTCTGCCAGGAACGCTTGGCGCAGGCCGAACAGCAGGTCAAGGTCCTGGAGGGCGACCTGCTGCGTCCGCTGGACCCGGCGGCGCTGGATGACGAATAA
- a CDS encoding IclR family transcriptional regulator codes for MQSFSDAKRIAHPAAKPDGKVELSLPARRKRAPGAGEGANSPDFITALARGLDVLRCFRHGVTALGNLDLARLTGLPKPTISRITYTLTELGYLRYHPDTGKYSPGYGVLALGFGLLAGLEVRELAKASMTELARATGGAVALGAFDGDAMTYVEAIHGSSALYLRLPVGYRASLDSAMGRAYLASLPSQACADALARLGETAPDAAAVERARVELRDTGCCYAIGEWQSGINAVAVPFSSITGEGVFVMSCGGPASLLPEADLRTRVAPLLQASIAGLAGAAA; via the coding sequence ATGCAATCTTTTTCTGACGCCAAGCGCATCGCCCATCCCGCCGCCAAGCCGGACGGCAAGGTCGAACTCAGCCTGCCCGCGCGCCGCAAGCGCGCTCCCGGCGCGGGCGAGGGCGCCAATTCGCCCGATTTCATTACCGCCCTGGCGCGCGGGCTGGACGTGCTGCGCTGCTTTCGCCATGGCGTGACGGCCTTGGGCAATCTGGACCTGGCGCGTCTGACCGGTCTGCCCAAGCCCACCATCAGCCGCATCACCTACACCCTTACTGAATTGGGTTATCTGCGCTATCACCCGGACACCGGCAAATATTCGCCGGGCTATGGCGTGCTGGCGCTGGGCTTCGGCCTGCTGGCCGGACTGGAGGTGCGCGAACTGGCCAAGGCCTCGATGACCGAGCTGGCCCGCGCCACGGGTGGCGCGGTGGCCCTGGGCGCCTTCGATGGCGACGCCATGACCTACGTCGAAGCCATTCACGGCTCTTCGGCGCTTTACCTGCGCCTGCCGGTCGGCTATCGCGCCAGCCTGGACAGCGCCATGGGGCGGGCCTACCTGGCCAGCCTGCCGTCCCAGGCCTGCGCCGACGCGCTGGCCCGGCTGGGCGAGACGGCGCCGGACGCGGCCGCCGTCGAGCGCGCGCGCGTCGAACTGCGCGATACGGGCTGCTGCTACGCCATCGGCGAATGGCAGTCGGGGATCAATGCGGTCGCGGTGCCGTTCTCGTCCATCACGGGCGAGGGCGTCTTCGTGATGAGCTGCGGCGGACCCGCCAGCCTCTTGCCGGAGGCGGACCTGCGTACGCGCGTGGCGCCCCTGCTGCAGGCCTCCATAGCGGGGCTGGCGGGCGCCGCGGCCTGA
- a CDS encoding Bug family tripartite tricarboxylate transporter substrate binding protein, which translates to MIRTSFKLLATLLLSAAALGAQAETYPARPIKVVSPFPAGGATDVLTRILAERMAKTLGQPMIVENKAGAGTSIGAAFVSREAPDGYTILMATNSTLVTNRYLYKELPYDPDGFARIGMVGVGPLVLLSSPKRPFNSTQDVVAYAKQNPGKLTFATFGPGTSSHLAGELFKERAGIDILHVPFKGATQALPALVSGDVDLFFDMVATGMPQADAGKVKVFAITSPGRLATQPKLATLAEQGYPAFDMTAWFSFVAPKGTPAPVMEKLQQALTETLQDETIKKRMLDMGIDPRSGTAAELDKQIKTEQPIVAQLIKQANIVLQ; encoded by the coding sequence ATGATTCGCACTAGCTTCAAACTGCTGGCCACCCTGCTGCTCAGCGCCGCAGCGCTGGGCGCCCAGGCCGAAACCTATCCGGCCCGGCCGATCAAGGTGGTCTCGCCCTTCCCCGCCGGCGGCGCCACCGACGTGCTGACCCGCATCCTGGCCGAGCGCATGGCCAAGACGCTAGGCCAGCCCATGATCGTCGAGAACAAGGCAGGCGCCGGCACCTCGATCGGGGCGGCCTTTGTTTCGCGCGAAGCGCCGGACGGCTACACCATCCTGATGGCGACCAACTCCACGCTGGTCACCAACCGCTATCTGTACAAGGAGCTGCCCTACGATCCCGATGGCTTCGCCCGCATCGGCATGGTCGGCGTGGGGCCGCTGGTCCTGCTGTCCAGCCCCAAGCGGCCGTTCAACAGCACCCAGGATGTGGTGGCCTACGCCAAGCAGAATCCGGGCAAGCTGACCTTCGCCACCTTCGGCCCTGGCACGTCCTCTCACCTGGCGGGCGAACTGTTCAAGGAACGCGCAGGCATCGACATCCTGCACGTGCCCTTCAAGGGCGCGACCCAGGCCCTGCCCGCGCTGGTCAGCGGCGACGTGGACCTTTTCTTCGACATGGTGGCCACCGGCATGCCGCAGGCCGATGCCGGCAAGGTCAAGGTCTTCGCCATCACCAGCCCCGGCCGCCTGGCGACGCAGCCCAAGCTGGCGACGCTGGCCGAGCAAGGCTATCCCGCGTTCGACATGACCGCCTGGTTCAGCTTCGTGGCGCCCAAGGGCACGCCCGCCCCCGTGATGGAAAAGCTGCAGCAGGCCCTGACCGAGACCCTGCAGGACGAGACCATCAAGAAGCGCATGCTGGACATGGGCATCGACCCGCGCTCGGGCACGGCCGCGGAACTGGACAAGCAGATCAAGACCGAACAGCCCATCGTGGCGCAGCTGATCAAGCAGGCCAATATCGTCCTGCAATGA